The Methanocella arvoryzae MRE50 genome includes a region encoding these proteins:
- a CDS encoding 4Fe-4S binding protein has product MKLRLKFNPEIIRQPIIAETILETGARIDIELARVDGTSGEIVISVPEESCRSIVSVLRKKKVDVTKLGEAIVKDDNQCVHCGACVSVCPVDAISYEHDWQVTIDKAACVQCGTCTHACPTSAIRLTDKQ; this is encoded by the coding sequence GTGAAACTACGACTGAAGTTCAACCCGGAGATCATCCGCCAGCCCATCATAGCCGAAACCATCCTCGAAACCGGCGCCAGAATCGACATCGAGCTGGCCCGGGTAGACGGGACCAGCGGCGAGATCGTCATCAGCGTCCCCGAGGAAAGCTGCCGCTCCATCGTCAGCGTGCTGCGGAAGAAAAAGGTAGACGTGACCAAACTCGGCGAAGCGATCGTGAAAGACGACAACCAGTGCGTCCACTGCGGCGCCTGCGTCTCCGTCTGCCCCGTCGACGCCATCTCGTACGAGCACGACTGGCAGGTCACCATCGACAAGGCCGCCTGTGTCCAGTGCGGCACCTGCACCCACGCCTGCCCGACCAGCGCCATCAGACTGACGGATAAACAATAA
- a CDS encoding homocysteine biosynthesis protein, translated as MVLRTIEEINQKIREGSVNVVTAEEMTSLVQELGVTEAARQVDVVTTGTFGAMCSTGVFLNFGHSDPPIKMQRVYMNDVEAYTGVAAVDAYLGATQLSESRGMEYGGSHVIEDLVAGKEITLKATAYGTDCYPRKQIETRLTLDDLNQAIMVNPRNGYQKYNAATNGSPKTIYTYMGTLLPNNGNVTYSGAGVLSPLSNDPEYRTIGPGTRIFLGGAPGYIVSEGTQHSSASGFGTLMVTGDLKKMSRDYLRAASFYRYGTTMFLGMGIPIPILDEDMARFTAVSDADITTTIYDYSVPRRSRPAFRDVTYEQLKSGSVEINGKDVKTSSLSSFYNARKVAFELKAWIKEGKFFLNGPAETLSRTSSARPMKETVALPLVKDIMVKKVATTRAGVSVDDAARTIIKDRFNHLPVVDDEKRLIGIITAWDVSKAVALSKRDSLDMVMTKNVVTVGPDDPVDLAVRLLEKHNISALPVIDHDRKVLGIVTAECLSKLLARGPVQ; from the coding sequence ATGGTACTCAGGACCATAGAAGAAATCAACCAGAAGATCAGGGAGGGCTCTGTCAACGTAGTGACGGCAGAGGAGATGACCTCCCTGGTACAGGAACTGGGCGTCACGGAAGCGGCGCGCCAGGTGGACGTGGTAACGACAGGCACGTTCGGAGCTATGTGTTCCACCGGCGTATTCCTCAACTTCGGGCACTCCGACCCGCCCATCAAAATGCAGCGCGTCTACATGAACGACGTGGAAGCCTACACCGGCGTAGCCGCAGTGGACGCATACCTGGGCGCAACCCAGCTATCAGAATCACGGGGCATGGAGTACGGCGGGTCCCACGTCATCGAGGACCTGGTCGCAGGCAAGGAAATCACTCTCAAAGCAACTGCCTATGGCACCGACTGCTATCCGCGGAAACAGATCGAGACGAGGCTCACGCTGGACGACCTCAACCAGGCCATCATGGTCAACCCCAGAAACGGCTACCAGAAGTACAATGCCGCGACCAACGGCTCCCCGAAGACCATCTACACTTACATGGGCACTCTGCTGCCTAACAACGGCAACGTCACCTACTCCGGCGCGGGCGTGCTGTCGCCACTGTCCAACGACCCGGAATACCGGACGATAGGCCCGGGCACCCGGATCTTCCTGGGCGGCGCCCCGGGCTACATCGTCTCGGAGGGCACCCAGCACAGCTCCGCCAGCGGCTTCGGCACGCTCATGGTGACCGGCGACCTTAAGAAGATGAGCCGGGACTACCTGAGGGCAGCATCCTTCTACCGGTACGGCACCACCATGTTCCTAGGCATGGGCATACCCATCCCCATTCTGGACGAGGACATGGCCCGGTTCACCGCCGTATCCGACGCGGACATCACCACCACGATCTACGACTACTCGGTGCCCCGCAGAAGCAGGCCGGCCTTCCGGGACGTGACCTACGAGCAGCTGAAGAGCGGCTCCGTGGAAATCAACGGCAAAGACGTGAAGACCTCCTCGCTGTCCAGCTTCTACAACGCCCGCAAAGTGGCCTTCGAGCTCAAAGCGTGGATCAAGGAAGGCAAATTCTTCCTCAACGGCCCCGCAGAAACCCTGAGCCGTACCTCCTCAGCCCGCCCGATGAAGGAGACCGTGGCCCTGCCGCTGGTGAAGGACATCATGGTTAAAAAGGTGGCGACCACCAGAGCGGGCGTCAGCGTTGACGACGCCGCCCGGACCATCATCAAGGACCGGTTCAACCACCTGCCCGTTGTGGACGATGAGAAACGCCTCATCGGCATCATCACCGCCTGGGACGTCTCCAAAGCCGTCGCCCTCTCGAAGAGGGACAGCCTGGACATGGTGATGACGAAGAACGTGGTCACAGTAGGGCCCGACGACCCCGTCGATCTGGCTGTCCGGCTGCTGGAAAAGCACAACATCTCCGCCCTGCCCGTCATCGACCACGACCGCAAGGTGCTGGGCATCGTCACCGCAGAATGCCTGAGCAAACTGCTCGCAAGGGGGCCTGTACAGTGA
- a CDS encoding MarC family protein codes for MNFELFVSAAISIFVMSDPFGNIPIFLSLTGGMNRPQRRRVITKASIAATVIIFIFAVVGQPAMNLLGISLNALSIAGGMLLLLIALDMLMSTGLHAKRTESTENTTHEDEEADSIAITPMATPLIVGPGVMAATVVFMNRAAGLMDQALVLSAVLIAMLGSWIVMVNSDLLYAILHRDGTRVLTKVMGIILAAIATEMMISGLLNAFPALAG; via the coding sequence GTGAATTTTGAACTGTTCGTCAGCGCAGCCATTTCCATTTTTGTCATGTCCGACCCGTTCGGCAACATACCCATATTTCTCTCGCTGACCGGGGGCATGAACCGCCCCCAGCGCCGGCGGGTGATCACGAAAGCGTCCATTGCGGCCACTGTGATCATCTTCATTTTCGCCGTCGTCGGGCAGCCCGCTATGAACCTGCTGGGAATCTCGCTGAACGCGCTGAGCATCGCGGGCGGTATGCTGTTGCTGCTCATAGCCCTGGACATGCTGATGAGCACAGGCCTGCACGCGAAGAGGACGGAGAGTACAGAAAACACCACCCATGAGGATGAAGAAGCCGACTCTATAGCTATAACCCCCATGGCGACGCCCCTCATCGTGGGGCCGGGAGTGATGGCGGCTACCGTCGTCTTCATGAACAGGGCGGCCGGATTGATGGATCAGGCGCTCGTCCTCTCTGCCGTGCTGATCGCCATGCTGGGCTCGTGGATCGTGATGGTGAACAGCGACCTGCTCTACGCCATCCTCCACCGGGACGGCACCAGAGTCCTCACCAAGGTGATGGGCATCATCCTCGCCGCCATCGCTACAGAGATGATGATATCAGGCCTGCTCAACGCGTTTCCGGCGCTCGCAGGGTGA
- a CDS encoding TATA-box-binding protein, protein MSKADEAKKTITIENVVASTAIGQEIDLKSVTLALDGADYDPEQFPGLVYRTKDPKTAALIFRSGKIVCTGAKSIEDVDRGLKKVFKKMDSVGIKVADNPEITVQNIVASADLGSVLNLNAIAIGLGLENIEYEPEQFPGLVYRIDQPKVVVLLFGSGKLVVTGGKKPKDAEEAVDRIVRELEGLALI, encoded by the coding sequence ATGAGCAAAGCTGACGAAGCCAAGAAGACGATTACTATCGAGAACGTCGTAGCGTCCACCGCTATCGGCCAGGAGATCGACCTGAAGTCCGTAACGCTGGCCCTCGATGGCGCCGACTACGACCCGGAGCAGTTCCCCGGCCTGGTCTACAGGACCAAGGACCCCAAGACCGCCGCCCTCATCTTCCGCAGCGGCAAGATTGTCTGCACCGGTGCCAAGAGCATCGAGGACGTGGACCGCGGCCTCAAGAAGGTCTTCAAGAAGATGGACAGCGTCGGCATCAAGGTCGCCGACAACCCGGAGATCACCGTACAGAACATCGTCGCCTCGGCTGACCTGGGCTCTGTGCTCAACCTGAACGCGATCGCCATCGGCCTCGGTTTAGAGAACATCGAGTACGAGCCCGAGCAGTTCCCGGGCCTGGTGTACAGGATTGACCAGCCTAAAGTAGTAGTCCTGCTGTTCGGCAGCGGCAAGCTGGTCGTCACCGGCGGCAAGAAGCCGAAGGACGCCGAAGAGGCCGTGGACAGGATCGTCCGCGAGCTGGAAGGCCTGGCTTTAATTTAA
- a CDS encoding sensor histidine kinase codes for MVDQVINKGLAKEADDLAECRARLEETEKRHRAIETALRAALSRFEAIFENTPMVAIPGFDPDGTIRHWNRACTELYGYSRSEALGRKMQDLLFNGEDAGKFEELVARIVETGAAAPEQEWRLKVRDGTFKWVYSSMFPIVEDGRVVEIFCTGVDITSLRQTLEELRSVRDRLEKRVEERSSELRETNRSLAGEIARRKQSEEALKDSQRFQSTLIGNLPGMVYRCLNDRDWTMEFVSEGCLELTGYRPDDLLGNHRISYNDLIVPEDRLYVWQEVQKGLQEHRVFRMTYRITTASGTEKWVYEQGRGISRSGATYAEMEGFITDITERKMAEIALQEAKAQAELYLDLICHDINNMNQAGVGYLEFAMEAPEISAETRRLIACTLQALRDSSRLISNVSKLQRIRSGEMAKETIDVSAVLSETVPIFSGIPGRNIRVNYTPVSGCYVVANELIKDVFSNILGNAVKHSTGDLEIGVSLDTIYLQGRKYCRISIEDNGPGIDDETKARLFTRFHRGDTKASGKGLGLYLVRTLVEAFHGMVWAEDRVPGDHSKGCRFVVILPFGNNVK; via the coding sequence ATGGTCGATCAAGTAATCAATAAGGGCCTGGCTAAAGAGGCCGACGATCTCGCAGAGTGTAGAGCCCGGCTGGAGGAGACTGAAAAGAGGCACAGGGCGATCGAGACCGCTCTCAGGGCAGCCCTGTCCAGGTTCGAGGCGATCTTCGAGAATACTCCCATGGTAGCCATCCCGGGGTTCGACCCCGACGGCACTATCAGGCACTGGAACAGAGCTTGTACTGAGCTCTACGGGTACAGCCGGAGCGAAGCCCTGGGCCGGAAGATGCAGGACCTGCTCTTCAACGGGGAAGACGCCGGGAAGTTCGAAGAGCTTGTCGCCCGCATCGTGGAAACGGGCGCCGCAGCGCCAGAGCAGGAATGGAGGCTCAAGGTCCGGGACGGCACGTTCAAATGGGTGTATTCCAGCATGTTCCCGATAGTCGAGGACGGGCGGGTGGTCGAAATTTTCTGCACCGGCGTCGACATCACCTCGCTCAGACAAACCCTGGAAGAGCTCAGAAGCGTCAGGGACAGGCTGGAGAAGCGAGTGGAGGAGCGGAGCTCGGAACTGAGGGAAACCAACCGGTCGCTGGCCGGCGAGATCGCCCGGCGGAAGCAGAGCGAGGAGGCACTGAAGGACAGCCAGCGTTTCCAGTCCACCCTGATCGGAAACCTGCCCGGAATGGTCTACCGGTGCCTCAACGATCGCGACTGGACTATGGAGTTTGTCAGCGAAGGCTGCCTTGAGCTCACAGGATACCGCCCTGATGATCTCCTGGGCAACCACAGGATTTCCTACAACGACCTGATAGTTCCGGAGGACCGGCTTTACGTATGGCAGGAGGTACAGAAGGGGCTCCAAGAGCACCGGGTGTTCCGCATGACGTACAGGATTACCACCGCTTCCGGCACCGAGAAGTGGGTGTACGAGCAGGGGCGGGGAATCTCCCGCTCCGGCGCCACGTACGCCGAGATGGAGGGCTTCATCACCGACATCACGGAGAGGAAAATGGCGGAGATCGCTCTCCAGGAGGCGAAAGCCCAGGCCGAGCTATACCTGGACCTGATCTGCCACGACATCAACAACATGAACCAGGCGGGCGTCGGGTACCTGGAGTTCGCGATGGAGGCGCCGGAGATCAGCGCCGAAACCCGGAGGCTGATCGCCTGCACCCTTCAGGCGCTGCGAGACAGCTCCAGGCTGATCTCCAACGTCTCCAAGCTGCAGCGTATCCGGTCGGGCGAGATGGCGAAAGAGACCATCGACGTGAGCGCAGTGCTCTCAGAGACCGTCCCCATCTTCTCCGGCATCCCGGGCAGGAACATCCGGGTCAACTATACCCCTGTCTCGGGGTGCTACGTGGTCGCGAACGAGCTGATTAAGGACGTGTTCTCGAACATCCTCGGCAACGCGGTAAAGCACTCTACCGGCGACCTGGAAATCGGGGTGAGCCTCGACACCATCTACCTGCAGGGCAGGAAGTACTGCCGCATCAGCATCGAAGATAACGGCCCGGGGATCGACGACGAGACTAAAGCACGCCTGTTCACCCGGTTCCACCGGGGTGACACCAAAGCCAGCGGAAAAGGCCTCGGACTGTACCTGGTCCGGACGCTGGTGGAAGCCTTTCACGGCATGGTATGGGCGGAAGACCGGGTGCCGGGCGATCACAGCAAGGGCTGCAGGTTCGTGGTCATACTGCCCTTCGGAAATAATGTAAAATAA
- a CDS encoding DUF5591 domain-containing protein — MIIPEHERSKEPMKGERVLSHPDMIRANEWILREYQAPEKEYCVFVPCAKAKPYHLSPSHQMYDRIIFSVLKPEETHIVVFGTCGVTPRELDTEYPFMNYEFMLGRCDVASVKDEFVRNESRKLAAYLEKTRHNYKHRVAYCLGDFRKAIQKALTLTDVPVTIAPKDETLEKNVQPEKSFKYGSLSRRPYLQDLSDVLCDLKKAPRRTVGVTEQSVNDTDWYLI, encoded by the coding sequence ATGATCATCCCCGAGCACGAGCGCAGCAAAGAGCCAATGAAAGGCGAGCGCGTATTAAGCCACCCCGACATGATCCGGGCCAACGAATGGATCCTCCGCGAGTACCAGGCGCCCGAAAAGGAGTACTGCGTGTTCGTGCCCTGTGCCAAGGCCAAGCCGTACCATTTAAGTCCCTCGCACCAGATGTACGACCGGATCATCTTCTCTGTCTTAAAGCCCGAGGAGACCCACATCGTCGTGTTCGGGACATGCGGCGTCACCCCGAGGGAACTAGATACCGAGTACCCGTTCATGAACTACGAGTTCATGCTGGGCCGGTGCGACGTTGCTTCCGTGAAGGACGAGTTCGTCAGGAACGAGAGCAGGAAGCTGGCCGCTTATTTAGAGAAGACGAGGCACAACTACAAGCACCGGGTCGCCTACTGCCTGGGAGACTTCCGCAAGGCCATACAGAAGGCGCTGACGCTGACCGATGTTCCAGTCACGATCGCCCCGAAGGACGAGACACTGGAGAAGAATGTGCAGCCGGAGAAGTCTTTCAAGTACGGGTCATTATCGAGAAGGCCGTACCTGCAGGACCTGAGCGATGTTTTATGTGACCTGAAAAAGGCGCCCCGGCGCACGGTGGGCGTCACCGAGCAGTCGGTCAACGATACAGACTGGTACCTGATCTAG
- a CDS encoding DUF4013 domain-containing protein — protein MAKNSPIREVAARIVDDTIGSLAYCVSRLSALFIGGLFVILCYAAAGIPLLLGYMHQCLTSVMAGNERLPELRGIRAMFGNGLRITALGVVYGVLIILPFAALLLVEIFTLPGMAITRPAGGDDFLGYNIRYAGFSATAVIITITIMAMTFTFMTLFSNAWLRYAIYGSLRSALNPVKTLKWTIANPELLLSKMFSFGIIGFIFAVPGLLIAAMPGIDRTYSLPFILFTAISPWLFFAGLASNTFLRGRQLRYLLKNGKLKKVQ, from the coding sequence ATGGCGAAAAACAGCCCGATCAGAGAAGTGGCGGCCAGAATTGTGGACGATACCATAGGCTCGCTGGCATACTGCGTATCCCGGCTGTCCGCGCTCTTCATCGGCGGCCTGTTCGTGATCCTGTGCTACGCTGCGGCCGGCATCCCGCTGCTGCTCGGCTACATGCACCAGTGCCTCACCTCAGTGATGGCAGGAAACGAGCGCCTTCCTGAACTCCGGGGAATCCGGGCGATGTTCGGCAACGGCCTCCGCATCACCGCCCTCGGAGTCGTCTACGGCGTGCTCATCATACTACCATTTGCAGCCCTGCTCCTCGTCGAAATCTTCACCCTCCCCGGGATGGCGATCACCCGTCCTGCAGGAGGCGATGACTTCCTGGGCTACAACATTCGCTACGCCGGCTTCTCCGCGACGGCGGTGATCATCACTATTACTATAATGGCGATGACCTTCACCTTCATGACGCTCTTCAGCAACGCGTGGCTCCGGTACGCTATTTACGGAAGCCTCCGGTCCGCCCTGAACCCCGTGAAAACGCTGAAGTGGACGATAGCGAACCCGGAGCTGCTGCTGAGCAAGATGTTCTCCTTCGGCATCATCGGCTTCATCTTCGCCGTGCCCGGGCTGCTGATCGCCGCGATGCCGGGCATCGACCGGACCTACTCGCTGCCCTTCATACTATTTACGGCCATATCGCCCTGGCTCTTCTTCGCGGGGCTGGCCTCGAACACCTTCCTCCGGGGCAGGCAGCTCCGCTACCTGCTGAAAAATGGGAAGCTTAAGAAAGTCCAGTAA
- a CDS encoding DUF7123 family protein, whose product MFDKIPLKESYNRSQEAILEYLKNGLKAGKCYFKSKYIARDLGMTSKEVGTNMKMLSDDCADLRIEKWSYSKSTTWRVESRPEKPAYCNAQANVQA is encoded by the coding sequence ATGTTTGACAAAATACCGCTGAAGGAATCGTATAATAGAAGTCAGGAAGCGATTCTCGAGTATCTTAAAAACGGCCTCAAGGCCGGCAAGTGCTACTTCAAGTCCAAGTACATCGCCCGGGATCTGGGCATGACCTCCAAGGAAGTGGGCACCAACATGAAGATGCTTTCCGACGACTGCGCTGACCTGCGGATCGAAAAGTGGAGCTACTCCAAGAGCACCACATGGCGGGTCGAGTCCAGGCCTGAAAAGCCTGCGTACTGCAATGCGCAGGCAAACGTACAGGCTTGA
- a CDS encoding PocR ligand-binding domain-containing protein, translating to MATDREEFARIREVLKKNPRGMNVIEIAAAIDMHRQSVTKYLEMLVISGQVEMRTFGPAKVYYLSQRLPLSAMLSITSDMILLLDRDLKIINANDAFLAKMGAAREDILNKVIGSEYFPLEFQPSIIPRIADAILGKESRIEAVYKKRSKEQYFDVKLLPVVFDDGQPGATVIMEDVTGQKRAEKERETIMARLKESDQRFRSLLQNLRSGVMLADADGRILVYNPAFLQIFGFKDEDMQSLNIRGMEWSAIESFDSDGRILPPDERPSIKAFRTGCPIKNMLVGFRRLTDGRITWSLVNAEPLKAPDGRVERLICTYYDITERKLTEEALRENETRLQKAQEIAHLGSWELDIRSGSLTWSDEVYRIFGLQPQQFTATYQAFLDMVHPDDREAVDTAFTTSVREGRDTYEIVHRVVRKPTGEIRFVHEKCEHYRDASGQIVRSVGMIHDITERVMMEKALLDREEYLKLRLDALLAPGGDICEKTLEEVLDLPALQESIDSLYDVTGIGIWILGLDGKVLAGKGWQDICSKFHRSHPGTCKNCVESDLYLSGKQLADGEYEVYRCKNGIWDIRTPIIVCGKHIANLYSGQFFYEDEEIDRAFFERQADKYGFDKQEYMAALDRVPRVDREKVLKTMGFYTKFARMIARQSYSNARLAKALADKK from the coding sequence ATGGCAACCGACAGGGAAGAGTTCGCCCGGATCCGGGAGGTCCTGAAGAAAAATCCGAGGGGCATGAACGTGATTGAGATCGCCGCGGCGATCGACATGCACCGGCAGTCGGTGACCAAGTACCTCGAGATGCTGGTGATCTCGGGGCAGGTGGAGATGAGGACCTTTGGCCCGGCAAAGGTGTACTATTTGTCCCAGCGGCTGCCGCTCTCTGCCATGCTCAGCATAACGTCTGACATGATCCTGCTGCTGGACAGGGATCTGAAGATCATCAACGCAAACGACGCGTTTCTGGCGAAGATGGGCGCGGCGAGGGAGGACATCTTAAATAAGGTTATTGGCTCCGAGTACTTCCCTCTCGAGTTCCAGCCTTCCATCATACCTCGCATCGCCGACGCTATTCTGGGTAAGGAATCCAGGATCGAAGCGGTCTACAAGAAGAGGTCGAAGGAGCAGTACTTCGACGTGAAGCTCCTGCCAGTGGTGTTCGACGACGGGCAGCCCGGGGCCACGGTGATCATGGAGGATGTGACCGGGCAGAAGCGGGCGGAGAAGGAGAGGGAAACCATCATGGCCCGGCTGAAGGAGAGCGATCAGCGGTTCAGGTCCCTCCTCCAGAACCTCAGGTCGGGCGTCATGCTGGCGGATGCCGACGGCAGGATTCTGGTCTACAACCCGGCTTTTCTCCAGATCTTCGGCTTTAAGGACGAGGATATGCAGAGCCTGAACATCAGGGGCATGGAGTGGAGCGCCATAGAATCGTTCGACAGCGATGGACGGATACTGCCACCCGACGAGCGGCCGTCGATCAAAGCCTTCAGGACTGGCTGCCCGATCAAGAACATGCTGGTAGGCTTCCGCCGCCTGACAGACGGCAGGATCACCTGGTCGCTGGTCAACGCCGAGCCGCTGAAGGCCCCGGACGGTCGCGTGGAAAGGCTGATCTGCACGTACTACGATATTACAGAGCGCAAGCTTACAGAAGAGGCGCTCCGGGAAAATGAGACAAGGCTGCAGAAAGCCCAGGAGATAGCCCATCTCGGCAGCTGGGAGCTGGACATCAGGAGCGGCTCTCTGACCTGGTCCGACGAGGTGTACCGGATCTTCGGCCTGCAGCCGCAGCAGTTCACCGCCACTTACCAGGCTTTCCTAGACATGGTGCACCCCGACGACAGGGAGGCCGTTGACACAGCATTTACCACTTCGGTCCGGGAGGGCAGGGACACATATGAGATCGTCCACCGGGTGGTAAGGAAGCCCACCGGCGAGATCAGGTTCGTCCACGAGAAGTGCGAGCATTACAGGGACGCCTCAGGCCAGATAGTCAGGTCGGTGGGCATGATACACGACATCACCGAGCGGGTGATGATGGAAAAGGCGCTGCTGGACCGGGAAGAGTACCTGAAGCTGCGGCTGGACGCCCTGCTGGCGCCGGGCGGGGACATATGCGAGAAGACGCTGGAGGAAGTCCTCGATTTGCCGGCGCTGCAGGAAAGCATAGACTCGCTGTATGACGTCACAGGCATAGGGATCTGGATCCTCGGCCTGGACGGCAAAGTCCTGGCCGGAAAAGGCTGGCAGGACATCTGCTCGAAGTTCCACCGGTCCCACCCGGGCACCTGCAAAAACTGCGTGGAGAGCGACCTTTACCTGTCGGGAAAGCAGCTGGCAGACGGGGAATACGAGGTATACAGGTGTAAGAACGGCATATGGGACATCAGGACGCCGATCATCGTGTGCGGCAAGCATATTGCCAACCTGTACTCCGGGCAGTTCTTCTACGAGGATGAGGAGATCGACCGCGCCTTTTTCGAGAGACAGGCGGACAAGTACGGGTTCGATAAACAGGAGTACATGGCAGCACTGGACCGGGTTCCGCGCGTCGACAGGGAAAAAGTCCTGAAAACCATGGGCTTCTATACTAAGTTCGCCCGGATGATAGCCCGGCAGAGCTACAGTAACGCGAGGCTGGCAAAAGCGCTGGCGGACAAAAAATAA
- a CDS encoding MarR family transcriptional regulator — translation MADASDVKDAFASSRLGMARFTLIMVFLIEQRWRYYIEKELEPDGITAKQWLMLIVIGAGFRHAPSIQEVADAMSTTHQNVKQVAAAMERRGFMTLERDPENRRIIRLKVTQKCHDLFRNRDEHDKQAMLRMFEGLDDEEMKALFNIVAKLEARASRLYQDAKAARLNGGKEAGSE, via the coding sequence TTGGCTGATGCCTCAGATGTAAAGGACGCTTTCGCCTCCAGCCGCCTCGGCATGGCGAGGTTCACCCTGATCATGGTGTTCCTCATCGAGCAGCGGTGGAGATACTACATAGAAAAGGAGCTGGAGCCGGACGGTATCACAGCAAAGCAGTGGCTCATGCTCATCGTCATAGGCGCCGGGTTCAGGCATGCTCCGTCAATCCAGGAGGTGGCGGACGCGATGAGCACCACCCACCAGAACGTCAAGCAGGTAGCCGCCGCCATGGAGCGGCGGGGCTTCATGACGCTGGAGCGGGACCCCGAGAACAGGCGGATCATCCGGCTCAAGGTGACCCAGAAGTGCCACGATCTTTTCCGGAACCGCGACGAGCACGACAAGCAGGCGATGCTGAGGATGTTCGAGGGCCTCGACGACGAGGAGATGAAGGCGCTGTTCAACATCGTGGCGAAGCTGGAGGCCCGTGCAAGCCGGCTGTACCAGGACGCGAAGGCGGCCAGGCTTAACGGCGGGAAAGAGGCAGGTTCAGAATAG
- a CDS encoding flavodoxin family protein, with translation MAHVLYYSMTGNTKKIAAAIAEELGAGAVSVKALARVPEEGLLFMGTGSYGDKPGEEMMKFIENNTFTGRKIALFGTSGSGQGKEVQVMAEALKRKGAIIIGSYYCKGKAFVVVNIGRPCKDDITAVRLFAREMAKLG, from the coding sequence ATGGCTCACGTGCTCTACTACTCCATGACTGGCAACACGAAGAAGATCGCGGCAGCGATTGCCGAAGAGCTCGGCGCCGGGGCCGTGAGCGTAAAGGCTCTGGCCCGGGTTCCCGAAGAAGGCCTGCTGTTCATGGGCACGGGCAGCTATGGCGATAAGCCGGGCGAGGAGATGATGAAGTTCATCGAGAACAACACTTTCACCGGCAGAAAGATCGCCCTGTTCGGCACCTCCGGGAGCGGGCAGGGGAAAGAGGTACAGGTGATGGCGGAGGCTTTAAAGCGGAAAGGAGCCATAATCATAGGTAGCTACTATTGCAAGGGCAAGGCTTTCGTCGTGGTCAACATCGGCCGCCCCTGCAAGGATGATATAACAGCCGTCAGGCTGTTCGCGCGGGAGATGGCAAAGCTTGGCTGA
- a CDS encoding GNAT family N-acetyltransferase — protein sequence MLVRNVFESDFLGIVEKSKEWGDLVIERETIYHVMCVHFRGTCFVAEDRGELIGYLLGFRSQALPDQAYMHLLQVAPSYRGLGVGQRLFSQFQQAAIAMGCKKITAVSRPQNKTGMAFYKRMGLRQETAANMIEVEGVQAIKDYNGPGKHMVLWSKEI from the coding sequence ATGTTGGTCAGAAACGTGTTCGAGAGTGATTTCCTCGGTATTGTGGAGAAGTCAAAGGAATGGGGAGACCTGGTCATCGAGAGGGAGACGATCTACCACGTCATGTGCGTGCACTTCCGCGGCACCTGCTTTGTTGCTGAGGACAGGGGTGAGCTGATCGGCTACCTGCTGGGCTTCAGATCCCAGGCCTTGCCAGACCAGGCGTACATGCACCTGCTGCAGGTCGCCCCCTCATACCGGGGGCTGGGCGTGGGCCAGAGGCTTTTCAGCCAGTTTCAGCAGGCGGCCATTGCCATGGGCTGCAAGAAGATCACTGCAGTATCGAGGCCTCAGAACAAGACGGGCATGGCGTTTTACAAACGCATGGGCCTCCGGCAGGAAACAGCGGCCAACATGATCGAAGTTGAGGGGGTCCAGGCAATAAAAGACTACAACGGCCCCGGCAAGCACATGGTCCTGTGGAGCAAAGAAATATAA
- a CDS encoding methylated-DNA--[protein]-cysteine S-methyltransferase, which yields MVADWIYAEPIGLYVIVDVDVDGKTVETLEMTRKKPAFKAAGTPVAKALEAYFRTGSDEVLRGFDFDRTGLTPFRIKIMEALRRVPAGETVTYGELAAAAGSPGAARAVGNVMARNPVPIIVPCHRVVATNGLGGFTGGLDVKRKLLRLEGAEY from the coding sequence ATGGTAGCGGACTGGATTTATGCAGAGCCCATCGGCCTTTACGTGATCGTGGATGTGGACGTGGACGGCAAAACCGTAGAGACCCTGGAGATGACCCGGAAAAAGCCAGCTTTCAAGGCCGCCGGCACCCCCGTGGCAAAGGCGCTCGAGGCCTATTTCCGCACCGGCTCGGACGAAGTCCTCCGTGGCTTCGACTTCGACCGCACCGGGCTGACCCCATTCCGCATCAAAATCATGGAGGCACTGCGCCGGGTGCCTGCTGGCGAGACCGTAACCTACGGCGAACTCGCCGCGGCCGCCGGCAGCCCCGGAGCCGCCAGGGCAGTGGGCAACGTCATGGCCAGGAACCCCGTGCCGATCATCGTCCCCTGCCACAGGGTAGTAGCGACAAACGGGCTGGGCGGCTTCACCGGCGGGCTGGACGTCAAAAGAAAACTGCTGCGCCTCGAGGGCGCTGAATACTAA